The following proteins are co-located in the Microbulbifer sp. VAAF005 genome:
- a CDS encoding FecR domain-containing protein, with protein sequence MEDLKTREPFKCRYQTAPKEISKQTLPDGSHIKLSATTKVLVNYSETRRRIRLLNGEAQISICKEVTWPFIVESRQALIRTHKATFNIDQRYGVTEVTVLEGKITVSPVKQNKNRAEIKKGEMLKVTEHNTGAIKDFEVSSYKDWGSGFTKADNIRLTELLISLNRFTNTPLVTRDQNTSRLLVSGVYDLNHIEDTVLCLSKSYNLKVTKEESHTVLELLPE encoded by the coding sequence ATGGAAGATTTAAAGACACGGGAGCCATTTAAATGCCGTTACCAAACAGCCCCCAAGGAGATATCTAAACAAACCCTCCCCGATGGCAGCCATATAAAGTTGAGCGCCACAACTAAAGTACTCGTCAATTATTCAGAGACACGCAGACGCATACGTCTATTAAATGGGGAGGCCCAAATAAGCATTTGTAAAGAGGTAACCTGGCCATTTATAGTAGAATCACGACAAGCATTGATCCGTACACATAAGGCCACTTTCAATATTGACCAGCGATATGGAGTAACAGAAGTCACTGTTCTCGAAGGGAAAATCACTGTCAGCCCAGTAAAACAAAATAAAAATCGCGCCGAAATAAAGAAAGGGGAGATGCTCAAAGTAACTGAGCACAACACCGGTGCAATCAAAGATTTTGAGGTTTCCAGCTATAAGGATTGGGGAAGTGGATTTACAAAGGCTGATAACATCAGATTAACAGAACTTCTAATATCGCTAAATCGCTTTACAAATACACCACTTGTGACGAGAGACCAGAACACTAGTAGACTACTTGTTAGTGGAGTTTATGACCTGAATCATATAGAAGATACCGTCCTCTGTCTGAGCAAATCTTATAACCTGAAAGTCACAAAAGAAGAGTCTCACACAGTGTTAGAGCTGCTTCCAGAATAA
- a CDS encoding GNAT family N-acetyltransferase, protein MIACGYLRRYENFKLLAGVAVAPDHQGQGVARQLLTLLAERFDSDTYTFPYDHLEPFYSSLGFERVEVNELSGPVGDLFRGYVKQGRSILAMVYR, encoded by the coding sequence GTGATTGCCTGCGGTTATTTGCGGCGCTATGAGAACTTTAAGCTCCTGGCCGGAGTTGCTGTTGCACCAGATCATCAAGGGCAGGGTGTTGCAAGGCAGCTGCTGACGCTCCTCGCTGAACGTTTTGATAGTGACACCTATACATTTCCCTACGACCATCTGGAGCCTTTTTACTCCTCTTTGGGGTTTGAGAGGGTTGAAGTGAATGAGTTAAGTGGTCCTGTTGGGGATTTATTCCGCGGTTACGTGAAGCAGGGTCGCTCGATCCTGGCGATGGTCTACCGTTAG
- a CDS encoding TauD/TfdA family dioxygenase — MSSLYFSSHAMPLRVPSYCCFELGSCSDIEYESYKIALFKKGIALIHLKFSDDSAEVMEDIVNTIGLVHEHDSMGRTVWDVRIGGETGDEALAISHSDREFFLHNDGAFESEMPGYFGLFVVHADMHGGGENILVCADRIIESLSDKTFQVLSSSKFKLRVPEEFRKSSEFIEASLIDESHGFRYRYDIIEREYCSSDELDALRELELKISLPHNMFKVRLNNNQILLLDNRRYLHARTGIKDRKRHLKRIRFNMPAISRVA; from the coding sequence ATGTCGTCACTCTATTTTTCATCGCATGCCATGCCACTTAGAGTCCCAAGTTACTGCTGCTTTGAACTTGGGTCCTGTTCGGACATAGAGTATGAAAGCTATAAGATAGCCCTGTTTAAAAAGGGGATTGCGCTTATCCATCTCAAATTTTCTGATGATTCTGCTGAAGTGATGGAGGATATTGTCAATACCATTGGGTTGGTACATGAGCATGATTCTATGGGGCGAACGGTTTGGGATGTGAGAATTGGTGGTGAGACAGGCGATGAGGCATTGGCTATATCTCATAGTGATAGAGAATTCTTCTTGCACAATGACGGTGCTTTTGAATCGGAGATGCCTGGCTACTTTGGTCTCTTCGTTGTGCACGCTGATATGCATGGAGGCGGAGAAAATATTCTTGTCTGTGCCGACAGGATAATCGAGAGCCTCTCCGATAAAACTTTCCAGGTGCTTTCAAGTAGTAAGTTTAAACTGCGTGTTCCTGAAGAGTTTCGCAAGTCGTCTGAGTTTATAGAGGCATCCTTAATTGATGAGAGCCATGGTTTCAGATACAGGTATGATATTATCGAGCGTGAGTATTGCTCTTCAGATGAGCTTGATGCTTTACGTGAGCTGGAGCTAAAAATATCGTTGCCACATAATATGTTTAAGGTTAGGTTGAATAATAATCAGATATTGTTATTGGATAATCGACGATACCTTCACGCGAGAACAGGAATTAAGGATAGGAAAAGGCACCTTAAACGAATACGTTTTAATATGCCTGCTATATCGAGGGTTGCTTAA
- a CDS encoding tRNA-uridine aminocarboxypropyltransferase: MPRETCSTCLRPPNVCYCSALVSLANTIKVVIIQHPHEEKHPFNTGRMANLCLNNSEMLISETLPNQQLERLLDTPSALLYPSLSWLPQTPRLAEGNNTPSHQNQLEKIEQLIVIDATWKKSKKILHLNPKLQQLPRVNLSGDLKSNYAIRKTTVADGLSTIESIALAMTRLEDKNEYSKLLQPFEKMISLQQQSYSVEPV, translated from the coding sequence ATGCCCAGAGAGACCTGTAGCACCTGCCTGCGCCCGCCCAATGTCTGCTACTGCAGTGCGTTGGTGAGCCTGGCTAATACCATAAAAGTGGTGATCATACAGCACCCACATGAAGAGAAGCACCCGTTCAATACCGGGCGTATGGCGAACCTGTGTTTAAATAACAGTGAAATGCTTATTTCTGAAACTCTTCCTAATCAACAGCTGGAAAGGCTACTCGATACACCCAGCGCTCTACTCTATCCGTCACTATCATGGCTACCCCAAACACCCCGATTAGCTGAAGGGAACAATACCCCTAGCCACCAGAATCAGCTGGAAAAGATTGAACAGCTAATTGTTATAGATGCGACTTGGAAAAAATCTAAAAAGATTCTTCACCTGAATCCCAAGCTACAACAGCTTCCAAGAGTCAATCTCAGTGGGGACTTGAAATCCAACTATGCAATTCGGAAAACCACCGTTGCGGATGGTCTGTCAACCATTGAAAGTATTGCCTTGGCTATGACTCGACTTGAAGATAAAAATGAGTATTCCAAGCTTCTGCAACCATTTGAAAAGATGATTAGCCTGCAACAGCAGAGCTATTCAGTAGAGCCAGTTTAG
- a CDS encoding sulfite exporter TauE/SafE family protein — MVIEIVIVGLLLILVAGMAHGALGFGFPMLATPILALAYDLKTAVVLTILPSLLVIISSLYKCRDYRVDLSKYSLVILLVSIGSLTGTWLLTWANPDILKLLLAVSILIYLFSNRLRGYLSKFSSRPVLFPVIMGGLAGVIGGATNAIAPLLMIYLLEVAKSSKEVILISNICFLIGKLIQLSVLSVYLSFDDLELMSLSAITVFAYFGLIIGFKLQSRIDEERYRSIIRYALSIFMCVLTYQGISNLIFSGGVIV, encoded by the coding sequence GTGGTCATAGAGATAGTTATAGTTGGGTTGTTGCTTATTTTGGTAGCAGGTATGGCTCACGGAGCATTGGGGTTTGGTTTCCCAATGCTTGCGACGCCTATTCTGGCACTTGCTTATGATTTGAAAACGGCGGTGGTGTTAACCATCTTGCCGTCGCTTTTGGTAATTATATCCAGTCTTTATAAGTGCCGAGATTATAGGGTTGATCTTTCTAAATATAGTTTAGTAATACTATTGGTGTCTATTGGAAGCCTTACCGGAACATGGCTGTTAACCTGGGCAAATCCGGATATTCTCAAGTTGTTACTGGCGGTTTCAATCTTGATTTACCTGTTTTCCAATCGTTTAAGGGGTTATCTGTCCAAATTCTCCAGTCGGCCAGTACTTTTTCCTGTTATTATGGGCGGCTTGGCTGGGGTGATTGGTGGCGCGACTAATGCGATTGCGCCTCTACTGATGATTTACTTATTGGAAGTTGCCAAGTCTTCAAAGGAAGTAATCCTTATTTCCAATATTTGTTTCTTGATTGGCAAGCTGATACAGCTTTCTGTGCTTTCAGTTTACTTGAGTTTTGATGATTTGGAGTTGATGTCGCTATCTGCAATTACCGTATTTGCATATTTTGGACTAATTATCGGATTTAAGCTTCAATCGAGGATTGATGAAGAGCGATATCGATCGATTATTCGATATGCCTTATCAATTTTTATGTGTGTGCTGACCTATCAGGGGATTTCTAATTTGATATTTTCTGGTGGTGTGATTGTTTAG
- a CDS encoding macro domain-containing protein produces the protein MLPDKIYLIDKPKELVEAWSEVFEDFGVVGVIEGDFFSKSADAMVSPANSFGIRDGGLDLPIMGRLGFQVEDRVQARIKSDFHVELPIGSAVLVPTSHENWPYLISAPTTRVPEDVSNRLNAYYVFRAILNSVQLFNRSNSPERINSILCSGLGTGIGNLSARRCTGHM, from the coding sequence ATGCTGCCAGATAAAATCTATTTAATTGATAAGCCCAAGGAGCTTGTGGAAGCTTGGAGCGAAGTATTTGAAGATTTTGGAGTTGTAGGTGTTATTGAGGGAGATTTCTTTTCCAAATCAGCTGATGCAATGGTTAGCCCTGCCAATAGCTTCGGAATTAGGGATGGAGGGTTGGATCTGCCAATTATGGGTAGGCTCGGTTTTCAAGTAGAGGATCGGGTGCAAGCACGGATCAAATCCGACTTTCATGTAGAACTCCCGATAGGATCAGCTGTATTAGTACCTACCTCCCATGAAAATTGGCCATATTTAATATCAGCTCCAACTACGCGCGTGCCGGAAGATGTTTCCAATAGGCTAAATGCATATTACGTTTTTCGAGCAATCTTAAACTCTGTGCAGCTATTTAACCGATCAAACTCCCCGGAGAGAATTAACTCGATTCTATGTTCTGGCCTGGGAACAGGTATAGGTAACTTATCGGCTAGGCGTTGTACAGGCCATATGTGA